The sequence CCCGCAGGAAGGCGTCGCGCAAGGCAGTTTCGGTTTGTGCCGTCCTTTCCTGCATTGGCCTTGCTTGTGGTTTCGGGGCAGGACCCGGCTCGGCTGCAGGCTCTGTGACAGGCTGCTCGGTCGGCGTGGTATTGGGCAAAGAAAAATCCCAAGCCCCTTTTTCGTGACCCGACGCAGGCAACGCATCAAGGCTGAAGGGATCGTCGAACATGGGCGTCCCTTTTGCTGTTTCGCCTCTGCCGGCTGCGGCGAACGCCCCTGCGGCCGGTTGTTCGAATGGGTCGGGCAATCCTGCTGGCCGCGGGGTGGGCGCTGCGGGCTCTTTGTGCTCGGAGAAGAAGTCGTCCCGCTCGAAGCCGGCCGGCGGTGGGGAAGCCGGGTGTTCAGGTACCCGCTCCGTCGGCGTCGCTTGCAAGTCGACGCGCACCACATAATTGCCGAGTTGCAAGCGCGCTCCGTCATGCAGCGGGGCGGAGTTCCCAAATCCAAGCGGCGTGCGCGATCCATCGATGAAAAGCCCGCCGCTGGAGGTGTCCGTCACCACATACTGGCCGCGAACGCAACCGATCGTGCAATGAGCGCGTGAGATGTACATGTCGGGATCTTCGATCCGCCAGTCGGCGTCTGCGCTGCGACCGATGACCAGCTTTCCCTCGACGAGCCGCATCTGACGGACGGCTTGGGGTCGGGGCGCCTGCTCGAGAGTAAGGATCAGGCTCATCTCGAAGCCTCCGGCATTTCCGGCCGCCAGCCAATGATGGTGCGTATGCACAGATCATCTGCATCACTGCGGTCTTTCGGTCGAGCAAGCCAAGCGATGTGTCCGATCCGCGCTGCTCCCATTTTGGCCGCGGGAACTTCGTCCCGCCTGAGCACGAGCCTTACGTCGACATCGAGCCCGTGTCCCACGAGATCGCGGATTGCGGTTTGCAGGGTTGCGCGTCGTTCGCAGCCGGGCAGGAAAGCCACGTAGTCGGCAAGCGTCAGCGGGCCGATCGAAAGCTCGATCCTTTGCTGTCGCTGGAACGTCCTCGGTCCGATCGTGGCGCTTCGTCCGAGTTGCGCATGCGCGCCGCCAAGCCGGGACTGGAGCCCGTTCGGTATAGGCATCCAGGTGCCGACAAATTCGCGAAGTCGAACCGGCACCTTCAGGAGGTCGGCAAGAAACAGGGTGAGCTTTTCCGGCCCGTCTACCTGATGGGCGAGCGCCGGCGCGTGTGAGAGTTTCGTGGCATTGATAGCTGCGCGCTCACCATGTTGCTCCCTTCCGCACAAGCCAAGGCCAGCCATGGCCGCCGACATTGCTCGAATACGGCCGCCGTCGTGGCGCCTGACCTGCACCGCCGGATGAGCGTCGGCCCACGCCCGGTAAAAGAGCGCGATCATGCGATGCTGAAGAATATTCACGAAATCGACGAAGGTCGTATCGCTGACCTCGCGCATGTCCGCCCTGGCAAACCAGCGCTGCGACAGCCGATCCAGCACCCAACGTGTTAGGTAGAGGGGCATTGGACCCTCTGGCCCCAGCAAGCCAAGGTTCGAGACCGTGACGCGAGCCGGCGTGGTTTCGGTGGCCGGCTCGACCTTCGCGACATCCTGCACGGCAAAACCGAGCCGCACATGCTGTCCGAGCCGCGCCGGCTCCCGGTCCGGGCGGCCGGCCATCCCAAAAAGTCGTCCGTCGTCTTCGAGGCGCCGCAGGAGCTCGAAAAAGTCGAACGCCTCAAGGGATGGGGCCGCGTCCTTCAGATCAGGAAGCGATTGCCCGGCGCTATGGGCCATAGCACATCCTCCTGCTTTTGTATGATCCGCGCGCGGGTTCGCACGAATGCGTTGATTGCCGCATAGCGAGCAAAAAGCCTTGCCAGCAGCGCCGAGAGCAACAACGTGCTGTGCCCGGCAAGCACGGATTGGTCGATATGAAGAATAACCTCGGTGCCTCGCGCGAAACACATTGGCCCGGCAATTGCTAAGCGCTCGATCAAGGGTCGAGCCTCGACGCGGGCGACGGCGCGCACGTGCCGGTTTAGGCTTGGATCCCCGCGGTTCGCATAAAGCTCGAGCAGAGCGTGAAGTGGATCCACTCCGCGGCCCTCCTCGGCCAGGCTGAGGAAATTTAGCGAGAGTTGCGCGATGAGCCGCCAGGCGAGTTCATCGGCTCTGGAGCCTTCCGCTGCTCCAGCCGGAAGCGTCGCTGGAATCGAGGGCCACGGCGGCCGCACGGCGCCAAGGAGCTGAATAGTCTCCACGGGATCGCCGCTCTCGAGCGTGAGGGACGGCGTGTCGTCCAATATCGGTAGATCGCGATTGGTGCACAGCGCCGTCACCTCGATCCGCTTCGGTGGCCGGTCAGCTTTCGACTGAGCGGGGCGCGAAAGTGTGATGAAGACATCGTCACCTGGATAGGAGGTCCGCGTTTGCCCCTGGCGAAGCTCGTCTTCGCTCGGGCGCCGCGGGCGGCGTTCGGTAAAATAAACCCAGCCGTTTCCACGGTTCTGGCCCAGGCTGAACAGTGCCGGCATCTCGGCGTCGGGGCGCTCGGCATCGGCATCTTCGACGCGGATTGTGCGATAGATCTCGAAATCCCGTGGACGGGTGCGATCGGCGTGAAGCACTTGCCGGGTGCGCCTCGCATCGAGTTCGATGACGTTGCAGCCGCGCTCGAACAGATTGATGATTGGCGTTGCGAAGAGTTCGAAATCCTTCGCTGCGATATTCGCAAGCTCGGGGATCGGACGCCGCAACAGAAAGAGCAGTTCCAGCCCAGCCGAACAACGCCGAACGACCGGCTGCAGCCCTTTGACGCGCACATAGTGAAATCTTTCCGGCGCAATGAAGTATTCCCGTAACAGCCTGTAGCCTTCGAATGTTTCGCGCGTGCGCGGCATAAGCGCTTCGTCGTCGGAGATCCCGATCATCTCCGGCTCCGGAAGTGCGCTCAGGGCGTTATCGCGCCCTTCCGGGCGGGCGCCGGTCGCAGCGCAAGCGCCAAAGAGCGTATCAAAGAGCAGCGACGCCTTGCTCTTGTCGCCAAAATACAGATCCAGACGGTCAAGCGACAAGTCGCTGAGCTTGCCTTTGCCAGTTCGATTGAAGGTGATGCTCAATGCCGCCGAACCGCTTACCCCGTCGACCGGAGCAATCCCCGCTGCTGCGAGTGCACTTCGATCCTGGATGTAGGTGACCGAGGTAATCGCGAGCGGCCAGAGCATCACATCCTGCGCCGTGGTATAGATGCACCGGGTGGAAATGCCCGGACGGACGCTCGAAACCAGCCGGGTCCCGCGCTTCACAAGGTGTCCTGCGAGCATCGTTTGAACCTGCTGGCCCGGCTTCAGCAAAGCCATGGCGGTTGCGGGCGTCGGCGAAACGAGATCCGGATAGAAATTTTCGAGCACGCTTCGTGCGAAACGGGAGCTTTCTGCATCCACCTTCTGTCGGGTGCGCGCGGCCAGATAAGCCACTCCATCCAGCAGGCGTTCGACGAAGGGGTCGGGACACGGGACTGTATCAAGAGAAAGGTTGCGTGCGATCGAGGGATGCATATCTGCAAACTCGGCAGCGAGCGCCCGGATGTGGGTGAGTTCTTCCTCGTAATACTCCAGGAAGACCCGGTCCATGGTCAGGTGTCCTTCAATTCAGTCCGCGCCGAACCGTCGTCGAGGTTGAGTATCGTGCGCAGGAGCAGCCGTTCAGGGGCCGGCGAGGTAAGCAGCAGTGCGTCGATGTCGAT is a genomic window of Rhizobium etli 8C-3 containing:
- the tagH gene encoding type VI secretion system-associated FHA domain protein TagH, yielding MSLILTLEQAPRPQAVRQMRLVEGKLVIGRSADADWRIEDPDMYISRAHCTIGCVRGQYVVTDTSSGGLFIDGSRTPLGFGNSAPLHDGARLQLGNYVVRVDLQATPTERVPEHPASPPPAGFERDDFFSEHKEPAAPTPRPAGLPDPFEQPAAGAFAAAGRGETAKGTPMFDDPFSLDALPASGHEKGAWDFSLPNTTPTEQPVTEPAAEPGPAPKPQARPMQERTAQTETALRDAFLRGLGLGADEFTTSDPVAQMENFGREYRMMLEGLMHLLRKRTEEKGEARIAQTVVGASEVNPLKFLPTVDDVIATFLAQRQAGFLPPEAAIGSSIRDLAHHHVRTWRGVQAALARMIDRFDPATLESELKSHSALDALLAGGRRAKLWELYEKRYREIAKSASTRFLGEIGSDFRDGYEEREND
- the tssG gene encoding type VI secretion system baseplate subunit TssG is translated as MAHSAGQSLPDLKDAAPSLEAFDFFELLRRLEDDGRLFGMAGRPDREPARLGQHVRLGFAVQDVAKVEPATETTPARVTVSNLGLLGPEGPMPLYLTRWVLDRLSQRWFARADMREVSDTTFVDFVNILQHRMIALFYRAWADAHPAVQVRRHDGGRIRAMSAAMAGLGLCGREQHGERAAINATKLSHAPALAHQVDGPEKLTLFLADLLKVPVRLREFVGTWMPIPNGLQSRLGGAHAQLGRSATIGPRTFQRQQRIELSIGPLTLADYVAFLPGCERRATLQTAIRDLVGHGLDVDVRLVLRRDEVPAAKMGAARIGHIAWLARPKDRSDADDLCIRTIIGWRPEMPEASR
- the tssF gene encoding type VI secretion system baseplate subunit TssF; this encodes MDRVFLEYYEEELTHIRALAAEFADMHPSIARNLSLDTVPCPDPFVERLLDGVAYLAARTRQKVDAESSRFARSVLENFYPDLVSPTPATAMALLKPGQQVQTMLAGHLVKRGTRLVSSVRPGISTRCIYTTAQDVMLWPLAITSVTYIQDRSALAAAGIAPVDGVSGSAALSITFNRTGKGKLSDLSLDRLDLYFGDKSKASLLFDTLFGACAATGARPEGRDNALSALPEPEMIGISDDEALMPRTRETFEGYRLLREYFIAPERFHYVRVKGLQPVVRRCSAGLELLFLLRRPIPELANIAAKDFELFATPIINLFERGCNVIELDARRTRQVLHADRTRPRDFEIYRTIRVEDADAERPDAEMPALFSLGQNRGNGWVYFTERRPRRPSEDELRQGQTRTSYPGDDVFITLSRPAQSKADRPPKRIEVTALCTNRDLPILDDTPSLTLESGDPVETIQLLGAVRPPWPSIPATLPAGAAEGSRADELAWRLIAQLSLNFLSLAEEGRGVDPLHALLELYANRGDPSLNRHVRAVARVEARPLIERLAIAGPMCFARGTEVILHIDQSVLAGHSTLLLSALLARLFARYAAINAFVRTRARIIQKQEDVLWPIAPGNRFLI